Below is a genomic region from Methanomassiliicoccus sp..
GAGATGGCCCATGAGCTGGGGATCTCCGTGCCCTCGGTCCACAGACGCCTTCAGAACCTCATAGACCAGGGGATCGTCACCAAGTTCACCGCCAATATTTCTTCTGGCTACCTCAGAGCTGTTCCCGTTAAGATCATGGGGGTCAGCGAGTCCCTGTCCATAAATGGCCATATGAAGGAACCGACCGAAAGGAGCTTCACGGAGAAGGTATATCAATTCGGATCGAACGCCCTGGTCATAACTCTGTTACTGAAAGGTCTGGATGACCTTGGGCCCTCCGTGGAACGTATCCGGGAGAACCTGGAGATAAGGGAGCTCAGCGTGGTCATACCCTCCAGGGCGACCTCGGCCAACATACCGGTCCATCACAAATATACCGGCACCAAGCCTCTCACATTACTGGATTATCGCATCATAGCGGCACTGCACGATGATGCAAGGAAACCCCTGAACGAGGTAGCTGATGATCTCGATGTCTCCGTGAAGACGGTCAGGCGTCACTTTGACACCATGGTGGAGCAAGGGTCCATTGAGCTTAGCACCAATTGGATGCCAGAAAGGACCTCCGGTATCTACTCCCTTGTTCATATCGAGCTGCGGCCGGGTGAGAACAAGGGCCGATACATCGCCCGCTTGAACGACAGGTTCGGCCCTCGTATACTCGTAGGATTGGAGTCCAGCAACCTTCCTGATCTGGTCGTCCTCAGCTGCTGGTCCCCCACCATGGATAAGCATATGGAGATGGTGGAGGACATATCCAATGATGAGGAGACCGTTCTCACCTTTTCCAGGATCATTCGCAGCACCTGGTTGTTCAAAACGTGGAGGAACAAGCTATTGCAGGAAAGGATCGCCGGGCCTTGGCACTAGCTCGCCCGGCAGCTTGCTGGCTTGCGTTAATCCATTCCCTTTTTTTATTGACCGATGAAAAAAAGGAGCATTCCTCCTCACTTTTTGTTCCTCTTCTTCTTTTCAGCGGCTAACACGAGTTTATGCTCGGTCAGACCGATGAAAGCCGTGAGGAATAGGAATGACCCGAACACGGGAACACCAATCCTCCCATCGCCTTGAAGGAGCTTCGTCGATGGGAGAGCCAGCGGTTGAAGGTCAGATGGCCTTGAAGGGGGGCGAGTATAGTTCAGGGACGGTGAGCTGCATTGGATGAACTTATCCTCGACCTGCTGGTGGCCTTTCTTATCGTTGCTCCTGTCGTGGGAGCTCTGGTCTGCCTTTACCTGCGAAAGCTGCCAGCGATAGGAAAGGCGGTCGGAGCGGTCTCCGTGCTTATGGCAATATCTGCTCTAGCCCTTCTATCGATAGTGGTGACAGCAGGGCCGATCGTCCGGGATGCGTATGGTCTTGAAACGATCAGCGTAGGAATAACGATCCTGGACCTCATACTCATGCTCGCATTCTTATACATCTCCTGGAAGGCAAAGAGCGCCCTGGCGGGAGTGTTCGCCGGCCTCCAGCTCGTTGTCCTCACTGCCATGGAGGTGGGCGGTGTCAGTGAGCATGGGGCAGCTATGAATGTTGATCAGCTAAGTGTGATGATGGCGTTCATCACCTCGGTCATAGGGTCCATAATATGCGTTTTCGCGGTCAGGTACATGACCCACTATGAGGACCATGGGCGGTTCTTCGCTGTGATGCTGCTGTTCCTGGGGGCGATGAACGGGGCGGTCTTCTCCAACAACCTGCTGTGGCTGTTCTTCTTCTGGGAGGTCACCACGCTGTGTTCGTACCTTCTAATAGGCCATACCGGTACGAAAGATGCCCGAAGGTCCGCGGTCACTGCGGCCGAATACACTCTAGGGGGCGGGCTGGCCCTGGCCGTGGGGATCCTGCTGTGCCACTCCCTATTCGGTACGGTGTTCATCGACCAGATACCTGAGGGAGCGGCATTAGGCAGGCTGGCCTTTCTACCTCTGGCGCTCATGGCCGTGGCCGCTTTCACCAAGTCGGCCCAGATCCCATTCCAGAAGTGGCTGCTGGGTGCCATGGTGGCGCCGACCCCGGTCTCGGCCCTACTGCACTCGGCAACCATGGTCAACCTGGGAGTCTACCTCCTGCTGAGGCTGGCTCCCAAGCTTCAGGGCAGCGGAGCGCTTTCGACGATAGTGGCACTGGTGGGGGTCATCTCCTTCGTTATCACGGCCGTTCTAGCCATGACCCAGAGCAACGCCAAGCGCGTGCTGGCCTACTCCACAATCAGCAACCTGGGTTTGATCGTGGCGTGCGCAGGCCTGGGTACGTCCCTGGCCCTGACGGCGGCGATGCTCCTCCTGGTCTTCCATGCCATATCCAAGGCCCTCCTCTTCATGTCCGTCGGCGTCATTAAGGAACGGACAGGGTCGGAGGAGATCGATGCCATGGAGGGCCTCCGGGACTCCATGCCGCTGGTGTCCGCGATGGTCCTGGTGGGCGTGTCCATGATGGTCATGCCCCCCTTCGGGATGTTCGCGTCCAAGTGGCTGCTCAGCGAGGCCGTTGCCTCCCATCCCTTGATCGCGCTGCTACTGGTCCTGGGCTTCGGGGCCACCCTGGTCTATTACGCGAAATGGCTAGGGAGGATCTTCACAGGCGGCATCAGGAGGGACCGTCTCCAGCGGGACGGGACCCCCCGGACGTATGCTGCGACCCTGATGGCGACGGCCACGGTCGGTATACTGGCGACCGTCCTGATGGGTCCGCTCCTAGATGGTCTCATCAATCCCTATGTCTCCAGGGTCTTCGAGCCCGCCCTTCAAATGGGCGAGTGGGGACTGTTCACGACCATGGGCCTGTTCCCCATGGTGGCCCTTGTCGTCCTTGCAGCCCTGCTGGTGATTGTGGTCATACTGCCACGGAGGGCGCCACAGGTCCGGGAGGTCTACACATGCGGGGAAGGCAGCGACGTCCAAGTCGGTACGTTCTACTACTGGACGGAAGCGAAGGTGGCAAAGATCACTTGGACGGCCAACATGCTGATGGCGCTCCTGATCATCGTCATGGTGTTCTCTCCGCTCATCCAGGAGGTGGCAGCGTGAGCTCCTCCTTCGAGCAGATAGCCCTCCTGGCCCTATGGGCGGCGGTCCCGCTGCTGGTCGGTGTGCTGCTAGGCCTAGATCGGGTCCTGACGGCCCGCCTGCAGGGGCGCCAGGGTCCCTCGGTCCTGCAGTCACTACGCGACCTGACGAAGCTGCTGCATAAGAAAGGGAGCTACGTGAACGGCTCTCAGGCCATGTTCGCCTACGGGGCCCTGGTCCTACAAGCATCGGCAGCCCTGGTGCTGATCATGGGAAGCGACGTCCTCACCGCCTTCCTCCTATCGGGGGTGGGCTGCTTCCTCATGGTCATGGCCGCCCTCTCGGTGCGATCACCATACTCCCATCTGGGAGCCCAGCGCGAGCTGGTGCAGATGATGGCCACGGAACCGGTGGTCATGATGATCGTGCTATCCTTAGGATATGCCAGCGGTTCGTTCCTGGGCTCAGATATGGATGAGATGCTGGTCCTGACCCTGCCGCTAGCAGCGGCGTCTATGGTGCCAGTGCTCCTCATCAGGCTGGAGAAATCGCCTTACGACATCGCCACCGCGCACTCGGAGATCGTCTCCGGACCCTACGTGGAGTTCTCCGGCAGGGGGCTGGGCATCACCAAACTGGCCCACTGGTTCGAACTGGCAGTGATGTTCGGGATCCTGCTGCTCCTCTTCCGCCTGCCCGACCCCGCGCTGGACCTGGCGGTCAAGGCAATGGTGGTACTCGCGGTGGTCGTTATGACGGCCGTTATCGACAACACAACTGCAAGGCTTACCCGTTGGAGGATGCTCCGCTTCAGCCTCACCTTCTGTCTGGGAGCGGTGATGCTCAATATGATCGTCCTCTACCTGGTCAATACTGGGGTGATACAGTGAAGGGAAGAAGAGAGGCGAGATCGCCATGGATACTGCACTTCGACACAGGATCGTGCAACGGGTGCGATATCGAGATATGGGCGCTGCTGACGCCGAAGTACGATGTGGAGAGGTTTGGGATGATGAACAAGGGTAACCCCAAGCACGCCGACATACTGCTGGTCACAGGTCCAGTGACGACGAAATGCGCTCCGCGGCTGAGGAACCTGTACGAGCAGATGCCAAATCCCAAGCTGGTGGTGGCCTGCGGTGACTGCGCTTCTACGGGCGCCCCCTTCGTGGGTTGCTATAACACCTGCGGGGGCGTGGACTCGGTCATTCCCGTGGACGTGTACGTCCCTGGCTGTGCCTGCCGTCCCGAGGTCCTCATCGACGGAGTGGTCATGGCCGTGAACAAGTGGAGGGAGATCACCAGCGTTTCGTCCGAGGGGGCGAGAGCATGAGCGGATGCTCCAACACCGAGACGGTCGCGAGGGTCGCTGCCATGATGAGGGAGAAGGATACACGCCTGGTGACCATCGTGGCCGCGGATGATGGTGAAGGCACCGCGGAGCTCATCTACATCATGGACAGGAGAGGTGAGCTCATCAAACTCCGCGTCCGCTGCCGCTGGGACGAGGAGCTGGAGAGCCTATCGCCAGAGTACAAGGGAGCGGAGAACATGGAGAGGGAGATGATGGATCTGCTGGGACTGAGCTTCCAGGGGGTGCAGGGAGGACTGTTCCTGGGACCGGGAGGCCAGCCCCCGCTAAGGACACAGGGAGAGTGATGATATGAGCAGGACGACACTGATACCTTTCGGGCCGCAGCACCCTGCGTTCCTGGAGCCGCTGAACCTCAGCCTGAAGCTGAGCGAGGAGACCGTCATAGGGGTGGAGATCAACTATGGATACAACCACCGTGGCCTAGAGAAGGCGCTGACCAGCGACTTCCGCAGGAGCATCTACATGTGCGAGAGGGTGTGTGGCATATGCTCCTTCTTCCACTCCACCGCCTACTGCCAGTCCCTGGAGTCCCTGTTCCAGGCCGAGGTGCCGGAGAGGGCACGGTACATCCGCACGATCATGATGGAAAGCCAGCGACTGACGTCGCACCTCCTGGCCCTGGGCCACACCGCCGAGGCCATCGGTTACGAGAGCCTGTTCATGCAGCTCTTCCGGGAGAGGGAGTCCATCATGCGCATGGTCAATGACATATCCGGGAACCGGGTGCATTACAGCATGAACACCATCGGAGGGGTCAGGAGGGACATCTCCGCGGAGCAGCAGGCGGACGTGATCACCAAACTGGATGGTCTGGAAGTTCGTTTCCAGGAGCTTGCCGAGATCTTTGAGAAGGACCCCACCATAAGGGCACGCACGGTTGGCAAGGGTGTGCTCACCGAGGAGATGGCGCGCAACTACGGCGTAGTTGGTCCTGTGGCCCGGGCCAGCGGTCTCGCCCAGGACCTCAGGGATACATATAGCCAGGGTCTGAACTTCCATCTGGTGGTGAGAGAGGAAGGGGATGCCTATGCCCGCAGCATGGTCAGGGTGGAGGAGGT
It encodes:
- a CDS encoding winged helix-turn-helix transcriptional regulator, which translates into the protein MDEKDLRLFQLLLINNRITHREMAHELGISVPSVHRRLQNLIDQGIVTKFTANISSGYLRAVPVKIMGVSESLSINGHMKEPTERSFTEKVYQFGSNALVITLLLKGLDDLGPSVERIRENLEIRELSVVIPSRATSANIPVHHKYTGTKPLTLLDYRIIAALHDDARKPLNEVADDLDVSVKTVRRHFDTMVEQGSIELSTNWMPERTSGIYSLVHIELRPGENKGRYIARLNDRFGPRILVGLESSNLPDLVVLSCWSPTMDKHMEMVEDISNDEETVLTFSRIIRSTWLFKTWRNKLLQERIAGPWH
- a CDS encoding NADH-quinone oxidoreductase subunit L, with the translated sequence MDELILDLLVAFLIVAPVVGALVCLYLRKLPAIGKAVGAVSVLMAISALALLSIVVTAGPIVRDAYGLETISVGITILDLILMLAFLYISWKAKSALAGVFAGLQLVVLTAMEVGGVSEHGAAMNVDQLSVMMAFITSVIGSIICVFAVRYMTHYEDHGRFFAVMLLFLGAMNGAVFSNNLLWLFFFWEVTTLCSYLLIGHTGTKDARRSAVTAAEYTLGGGLALAVGILLCHSLFGTVFIDQIPEGAALGRLAFLPLALMAVAAFTKSAQIPFQKWLLGAMVAPTPVSALLHSATMVNLGVYLLLRLAPKLQGSGALSTIVALVGVISFVITAVLAMTQSNAKRVLAYSTISNLGLIVACAGLGTSLALTAAMLLLVFHAISKALLFMSVGVIKERTGSEEIDAMEGLRDSMPLVSAMVLVGVSMMVMPPFGMFASKWLLSEAVASHPLIALLLVLGFGATLVYYAKWLGRIFTGGIRRDRLQRDGTPRTYAATLMATATVGILATVLMGPLLDGLINPYVSRVFEPALQMGEWGLFTTMGLFPMVALVVLAALLVIVVILPRRAPQVREVYTCGEGSDVQVGTFYYWTEAKVAKITWTANMLMALLIIVMVFSPLIQEVAA
- a CDS encoding NADH-quinone oxidoreductase subunit H, with amino-acid sequence MSSSFEQIALLALWAAVPLLVGVLLGLDRVLTARLQGRQGPSVLQSLRDLTKLLHKKGSYVNGSQAMFAYGALVLQASAALVLIMGSDVLTAFLLSGVGCFLMVMAALSVRSPYSHLGAQRELVQMMATEPVVMMIVLSLGYASGSFLGSDMDEMLVLTLPLAAASMVPVLLIRLEKSPYDIATAHSEIVSGPYVEFSGRGLGITKLAHWFELAVMFGILLLLFRLPDPALDLAVKAMVVLAVVVMTAVIDNTTARLTRWRMLRFSLTFCLGAVMLNMIVLYLVNTGVIQ
- the nuoB gene encoding NADH-quinone oxidoreductase subunit NuoB, yielding MKGRREARSPWILHFDTGSCNGCDIEIWALLTPKYDVERFGMMNKGNPKHADILLVTGPVTTKCAPRLRNLYEQMPNPKLVVACGDCASTGAPFVGCYNTCGGVDSVIPVDVYVPGCACRPEVLIDGVVMAVNKWREITSVSSEGARA
- a CDS encoding NADH-quinone oxidoreductase subunit C, yielding MSGCSNTETVARVAAMMREKDTRLVTIVAADDGEGTAELIYIMDRRGELIKLRVRCRWDEELESLSPEYKGAENMEREMMDLLGLSFQGVQGGLFLGPGGQPPLRTQGE
- a CDS encoding NADH-quinone oxidoreductase subunit D — translated: MSRTTLIPFGPQHPAFLEPLNLSLKLSEETVIGVEINYGYNHRGLEKALTSDFRRSIYMCERVCGICSFFHSTAYCQSLESLFQAEVPERARYIRTIMMESQRLTSHLLALGHTAEAIGYESLFMQLFRERESIMRMVNDISGNRVHYSMNTIGGVRRDISAEQQADVITKLDGLEVRFQELAEIFEKDPTIRARTVGKGVLTEEMARNYGVVGPVARASGLAQDLRDTYSQGLNFHLVVREEGDAYARSMVRVEEVLRSIDLIRQTVSELPGGPLQAPVKGNPKGEAFTRLEAPRGELLYYVKAKGTADLERIKIKTPAFVNVAALSAMVPGCEMADIPVITVSVDPCICCTER